The segment ATAATAGTATTTACACCGGTAGGCTGGAGTGAAGGTGTAGCTTCGACAGATAACAACACAAATCgcataatatacaattatatagttttctcATATCATATTTCGCAAATTGGAATGAATGAAGTACAACATAACGCAACTAGAATAATTGAGATAACGCCATACTTTcgaaaaaatagagaattattaaaataaattataaaatttagtttttgaTAACTTCTggcgaaaaaaatcaaattgtcTCGTGAATTTTGGAGTAAAGAAGTActaagaaaaatacatatgcacataaaaaacaaatatgatacatacattcatatttaaactttatcatattacaattattttttatcaattaaactGAAATCCGTTAAACAATTTTGGTTAAAAAAGTACtaagaaaaatacatgtaccaatatgatatatacattcatattttaagtttatcatattacaattatttgttatCGATTAAACACAAATCCGTTAAGTAAGATCTTTCGCAGAATTTCTTTCAGAGGAGGAGCCTGACATAAAATATCaccgtatataattataagtaatattacaCGCTAGACAGGCGCTAAcgaaatataactatatgttttatttatttatttgtaaacaaaCGCTTATACGAAATGTAGTCGCCATATGCACGCAAATTAGACTTTTTCTAACGCCTGATTGATTGTAAGAAAAACTAGTTTAGGAAAACTGAATGAATGCTAGACGTTAGGATCCAACCAGTTTGCCAcgacaaattttttcatttaatattattttatttcctatttttttgttaaatatgaaatgtagtcattgaaaatatatgaaaaactattgatataaaatttataattatgctttatgtttatcttattttttttcattttcctgAGAAGGAGCAAGTGCTCCCTTACCTCCTTTGCAGACCTTTCATGCcgttaaaatcattattttatatagttgaagaattgaaaatcataacactttatatgtaaaaaaattcgattattAATAGCTTGCAAAATACTCAATAAGACAAAGTattctatgtataaaatatatctgtataaaatatttatattttattttacacatattaaactaataatataaaaaaaattaagtattatgtaacgaaacaaaaaatttttcaaacttgtcttaaatatcttttcataaaCTTCTCATGCATCTCATTCCAAttgaaacttaaaataaaCCATAAGTAATTTGTAATCGTTGATCCGATATAGAGTTTATAGTTACGATCgtgctttaaatatttcgagaaattacgttttttaaatctttgataCCAGAAAAGTTTATCAATGCATCATATAAGGAAATACGCGGActataacatttttcaaatgaaATTGTATGCACGCTTTAAACAAACGTCGAGAGAACGCAATACGAACCTTACATACATACGAGAGAGCAATATTCCACATATTTTGTCGATATTTCTTGCGCTcattttcttgataatttttttttggattCTCCACTAGGACTTAAtaattcttgtattttttcaaaaccggtgtatttctctattatatttttaattaacttcaaTGTCTTATAAAACTTGTTGACGGAGTATTCTCTTCTGTATGAGAATCtagtttcaaaaattgattccatgaattttttatatcttcagACGAAATATGTGTCCATATTTCAAAGATTGTTgtgctaaaattattatagttaaaatCTTCGAATTCCGTTTGAaagatatgtttattttttaagacgttaacaattttttcatgtaGTGGTTGAAGGTTTGGTAAACACGATactggaaaaaaaattgtttcgaaACCAGCTTGCATGATCTTTTCTGGTGGACGGTTCAATTTTTCGCTGTTCTTTAGAAGTAAAAGCACTTTACCGCTATTTGTCTTCTGTTGATGATGTTCTATCACACGTGTCGTAAAGTAAATATTGTACCAATTTACGAAAATATCTTCttctaataatacattatcgtTCGACATAGCAACGACCTCTAATGATGGcactaattgattttttaaacggTTTATCGTTTCTTCAATTTCTTCTAATTTGACAATAATATAAGGATCTAATTTATGACTTCCTGTGATATTTGCACAAACTATGCTAGTTATTCCATcatctttcatataaaacatGTTAGCTTCATTGAGCATTATTACCCTTTTCcgatgattaaaatttaaacgcactaacaacataaaataaatattatctctacTAATATTTTCCTGCTTCAATAGCTGAATGAATGCTTGTTTAAAAGTGTTACTCAAACCAGTTTCTTGTTTCATTTTTCCATCGAATTCTTGCAAACTCCTAGATACGTTTTGAAACATATTGTCCATTGAAATATTACATTcttgtttcaatttttcacaGAATTCTTGAAAACTCTTAGATACGTTTTGAGACATTTTGGCCATTGAAATATTACATCCTTGTTTGATTTTTTCACAGAATTCTTGAGAACTCTTAGATATGTTTTCAGACATTTTGGCCATTAAAATATCACAgtcttgtttcattttttcataGAATTCTTGATAACTCCCAGATACATTTTGAGACATTTTGGCCATTGAAATATCACTGCTtactttttgcaaaattgataTGTTGTTGAGTCGAAAGAGATGTTCCTTACTTATacacttaatataatatataggacttttttatacattaaaaatatattaataattattaacaaaattattttctcaaaacaTCTTCACACATACTTTTACTGATTTCAAAGATACTCCGAAAACTTTTGCTGTGAAGTGTGAACTGTTGAAatgtcgaaaattatattgttcttGAGAAGGACTTTtcgaataaatgtatacaaaaatattatttaacatttgtgTGGTGACTTTCTtatgtttattgtttataGGTACGCATAAACGGTAGAACATTATTACTTATGATttagtaaaacaataaaattaaagtaggaagaaaagagaaaactgtgttaaaaaattatgtattattttgcgtaaagaattttgttaatttttccaatatctattatttttaatatatgcggTGAgctataaaagtaaaagtaaagtATATAGATACTacttttttgtcaaaatatataagcaatttttttcttttgataaaactttttaaaaatgcatggaagaatctcatttttaataatgctaaaataCTGTATTTGCTATTTCTTGACtttttgtatgaaaattttactaatttctgttttaataaagttttaataaaattttagtattaagtttttaataatcatttgaaaaatatttcatttttaagttaatataaaaaacttcttttatgtcagtaaaatatatttttcgattctatcaaaaaacaaaatagatattatttttgtaatttttaatttattctgtattcAATCATCATTGAGTGTTtacgcgaaaaatattttcttatgtgCTCATAACTTTAGGAAAGTATTGTagtaaatattgacaaataataatttatttaaaaaacgacGTATTtctgagaattttataaaaaatgcttgTTTTCTGGCAAATAATATGGTGCATTTTGTATTTGATCCACATGggcatatatatttctatgttGAAATGCATCTCGTATTTTACAATCAAGTGATCTAAAGTTGATCTAAAATCATAATGCAActggttattattatttgtgatGCATTGAATAAAACATGTACTTTGCATGTTTATattctacattattatatattaaatgtatataaaactttatatttataactataattttaaattatatttataatttttatttaatttataatacttatttaagTTTTACATGCAATAAgttgtatatacaataattacaagAGTATTTTACAATGACAATGTAAATTGTACtagtaaatatgtttattctttattatttcttatatagtCGTGAATTATTTCAATTCGCTTTCTATTCATTCTTATTTCTTTGTCAtgtaacaattttctttttcataatttaaaaacccGGGAAAAAAAAGTCCATATAAAATTGGTCATATAtgaattttgtcaatatctgagcatatcttgccaaatataattatatatggtaatatgataatttaataaaatcatatatatcgtatgattttatttaattatcatataatattatataatatcatatatgactATACTTGGTAAGACAGGatcagatattaaaaaaatccatatatggCCACCTTTTTTTCCCGAAAATGTATTGCTATGTGTGtgtactaattattattatatattataattaattatttttgcatatatttatatgtatttttgtatattttcacatgtgtgtgtacaatcatataattaaaaagtatttataaggTACTCACAACAAAAAAGCTtagattttgtatttaaatgaatatatctATGACATAAActgtataaacaaattatatgatctcaaaaaaaagttatataattctttgatttcggttaaatacattttaaatttcagcAATCAACagcacaaaattaatttcaattttcctcccatattaaaacacatattacACATTGTAATTGTTAAGCTTCcatcaaatcaaaattttttaaaacattctacaaaatttttttggtaGATTTTGCTAGGtgttataaagaaaaacttctaataattttgtttttaagagATTATTTGCGgtgtaactatatataattatcttcgCACAGGTAAGAGATATTAAtcgacatattaatataaatacaaaatacataattaattaatttttaagttggcgactatataaaataataactaaaataatattcttctctaaaattatatatataatttattataaaattaatatttacactacaattaattatatgttatatttatattatatatttattttataatttgtattatgttttattctcTTAGGATGACAAAACTCATATATGTTATGTTGCTTCTCTCTATTATAAGTACAAGGAAAAAAGTCGAGTTAGTGTAACATCTGACAAGATAAGTTGACAATGACATTAAAATGGAAGCGGCGTCTGAatcagaaagaaataattagtgattataaaaacaaattgtttGATAATACTCTCAAAAACAATAGTGATATAAAGAAACATTATGTGATAGACTttgaagaagaaataaataaaataatggtgCAATTAAGTCCCaagtatagaaaatataagaccgcactatttttattatatactgttttcaattttgttgTAGTTTCCTATGTATTGTTGCTTATATatcaatgtattttatattatatcgaaccgtatatttcgtaaatataagagattatattgactaaaagaaaaaaaaacaaaaagaacattatatatagtacataaatataatcataacataaaagataaatatttactatcaaaaatgcatttgtaatagataaattttaatgttttcagtagattttaatttttataaaaaaaatttgtataatttataaaattcatcatAGTTTATGTAGAGTCAAAGAAACCTGACGCTTTTcagtatgaaatataatttaaatatttatttcttatatatatactactcTAATCTGTCACGAAGGTTTCACATGGCTGTTTGCACTATATTATCTGGTCTGTAATTTATTCCTAGACAACATTCATGGCAGtagtttttgagaaatatttttaggcCATGTGATTTTCAGAGAAGGAGATATTCCATGACCGGAATGTTTTCCAGACCTGTCAGTCTGTGactactttttttaatcttacaaGTTTCaagtgtatattaataaatattaataaatatttactaactCAAGGCCAacatacaaaaagaaattgcaGCCATATCAGACAATATGGTGCAAACTGCGATGCGAAGCCTGTATGCTAGAGCAATGTAGGACAAATGACGTAGGACATTTGATAAATgtgttgtttaaaataatgagtaaaataaataatatactcaaATGACATTCTATATTCCATTGttattatgtaacaaaaagtaaatattggGCGAGTTTTTTAATTCGACTTATAAATCGCATGATGCGTAAATACAACACGTGCTGCATTTGCGCATCGTGCGATTGATCAattgatgaattaaaaaactcgCCTATTATGTcttatttcacttttttattttatttaaaaaattgtcagatTCCTAAAGctctcatattatatttattattcttataaataagacatatgtataatatagtatattgtacattcattattatcaagtatattatgtattatattatagatatttgtgcataaattgtaaaattttaataaaatttaagtaattaataactaaaataatttttgtaattagaaacagtaattaaaaatttcgataatatttccAACATGTATTTctaacacatttttataatataataataaagaagataTTACCTTATTAGATAAGCAAGTTAAAGagcaaaaatgtttttaagtaATGTATTGACTttcactattaaataaaaaaatagaataagttGTTGTGTTTGCAATCATAAAGATCTGAATTACAATTCTcatttagtatatttttattaattgtatcagaattatttttatattctattaggTTTCTATTTAATAGTAAAACAAAAACATTCTTATTATAGCATTACAGCATTATTCTTCTTATTTGTATAAGGTaagtaatttcatataaaaacaatttaaatggTATACATATGTGCGAattctgaaaagaaaaattatcataattatatgtattatgctTTGTAATCAATGTTAATTAGCCGtcgaattgatttttttcttttagtaccgtacatataataagattaaaatatatattttattatttttatacattcttaCTTTACATTTGTTATCTTTTCTATGTGCTggttattatttctctctgcatttttaaagatacattaaaagataaattaaatattcgtttAATATGCATATGTGATATTATGTCAATTGTACTTatagagaataaatattttcaaacgttaatttttctatacaacaatttgtattaaattacttttaaaacgttataattaattttatcatttttatataatttatgtaatattaatataattatttattgtaattttaagacaTTTAAGTTACTGCGCAAATTTTAAACGCGTAAAAGATCTCTCAATTGTAATGTCAACTACGTGAACATACTCATTAGATTAACATTAGAAGAAGCCCTACATTTTTTTTGGATTTCGATTTAGTAGACGATTGTTTGTTTTGAGAATTATGAAACACCATTGCAGaaaatatactaattgtaaaatctCACATCTTTTgccaacattaaaaaatatatatgtatatgtaaaattatgttttatgtcttttttgcgagcagagagagaagaagctattacaatattacattaatattttttacttttatctataattatatttacatttttttgtagatttcaaaaaattacttCTTTTTTACAATGCTTAAATAAGTGCAACTTTGCAAAAaggaatttttatcattactatatataatgtatatcatAAATGTACAGTACAAAACATACTACATGTAATTTACAAGTTATGGTTTTCAAGTAtgtttttcgataaatatttctattggattgcaattaaacttttaatttatatttttgctcttATACGTATTATCGATATACGATATCTATCATGTTTAATTAGGACGTGAATAAGACTCATATATTGTTCATTAAGCTTTATAgtctgaataaaataaataaatcttatagaataaaaattaagttatttgCATGGGTGTGACGATTAAATATAGCTGAATGAATTTGTGTTAAGGTAGTAAGAAAGACTCATCTGTTCTGCCTTTAAATAATcgtaagaattattattaacaaatgcGATCActgaaatttctaattaacaCTTATATGGCAGGAAATAATCCAAAACATACGAAATGTCAGGAGAGTTTGGTGCAAAATCTGTTGTATCGACAGTCGTGGTTTCTTCTGGTAAACAGCTTCTTCATATGATACttgataacttttttatagttaagtatatacattattggtacatatattatgaaaattatattagctactaggaaatatttataattatagatacatacacacaaactGCGATGCTGTGAGCAAATATTTCCCTTTATGActtctgcaaaaatatataaagaaacattaataaatatcactcTTCTgaccttaaaaaattttgcactactgtcgctctctctctctctctctctctctctcttattaatttttttaattttgtgttttaaatattgttttaataaatatcaaaattttttaaaacactaatttagatattttgaaatcatttgtaattagttttatttgtaaatatgaatatatcgcACGACAAAATTTGACATGTTAAGtagtacaattatatataaattcgttatatttcaaaaaaaagatgtattcGGTCTCATGCATTTGTATTTGGTCAACGAACGCACTGTTTATCAGTCACAATCGTGGCGCCAAAAAGATCATATCTTCGATTCGTTAGCGTGTTACAAGTGTCATTATTTTCGTcgatttgcatttatatttctgttcgataaatattgaattaatcgCACTGTCTGTTCGATCCACTTCGCCACGGTGAGCAGCCTCTGTTCATAAAAGAGCGGTGCTATTAATTGCAACGACAAAGGTAACCCTCTGCGAGACAGTTTGATCGGCACGTTGACGGCAAGCAAACTGACCATGTTTGCAGGTTGCGTACAGTGATCCTGGATCAAACACTGCGTCTGATTGTCCAGCTGCGTGAATTCGTCGTAACTTGGAGTCTCGATTAACGTAGTCGGAGTTAACAGAAGATCTATATTACCGTTCCACAAAGCGTCAAAGTCTTGCGTAATTAATCTACGCATCTTCACCGCCTTGACATAATATTCCTTGTAATTCTccgctaataaaaaataattcccaACCAATATACGACTTTGACTACGTCGTTGAAACCTTCTGACCTGGTCTTCTTGTACAATTTATGAGCCGAGCTCCATTCGTCAGCTCTGTGACCGTATTCTATGCCGTCGTAACAGGCCAAGTTGCTAGCTATATCGCATCGATTTAAAATGGAGTAACATACTATGGAGTAGTCAATGTGGGGTAGTGATACTGGGACGACACTGGCTCCCGCTTCTTCTAGATGACGAGACCTCATCCCAACACGCCTGGATCTCCTTGGTTATGCCTTGCACTCGGTATTCTTTTTTGGTATTCCAATCCTGAGATTACTAACATCTATCGTTTTGGGTAAGTTAATTGGTACATATTCCTTTTGCACAGTGATGGGATCTGCTGGATCAGCTATAGCGTTCAAAATTAATACGGTGTCATCTACTATTCTTGTGAGAATGCCAGATGCATCCATCAAATTTAACAGTGGGATAAGACCATAACGTGACACCAAACCATAAGTTGGTTTCAGACCGACAATAAGATGCTGGATTGCGAGTGGAACCACTCCAGTGAGTGAATCCACTGCTACCacctaaaataaatatatattccataaaaattatttcgctaATGTAATCCttaatataaactattaaaagaacaaaacttttattacagATAATGACTAAACAGTCTACTACAATGTACCTGCAATGTGCCATGCATCTTTCTTGTGTAGTTTGCACTCAGTAATTGATGAATCCAATtcgtatgaataaaattatgacagCACTTCCCAGCCCCATAAATTCTTGGTCGGAAAGAAATCCACAGTTCTGGAACCCATGGCAAACTCGTCGAGATTAGTCTTGCCGATCAAGACAGCTCCCTGCTTCCTGAGCTTCTCGTAGACCGTGGCGTTGTAACCGGGAGAGAAATTGGCCAACATCCTTGACGCACAGGTCGTAGATCTGCCCTTGACGCAGTAATTGTCTTTGACAGCGACGGGGATGCCGTCGAGCTGTCCCAGCAACGAGTTCCGCCGTTGCCTCGCATTGGTATCGCTCGCCTGCTCGTTCGCGACATCGCTCGTTACGGTGATGTAAGCGTTCAGAGGCTTGACAAGTGTGGTCAACTTGACGCAAGTCTCGCAGATGTCAGACGGTCGCACCGCGCCATCGTAAATCCTTTGACTAACCTCCCTGATCGGCGCGGATAGCAGCTTGTTCATCGCTCGTCCCGCGATATGCCAATGCCTTACATAATTGTGCTAAAGCCGGCGTTGGAGAAGACATAACCTCGTTGGTGAACGAAAAGTCGCAGGAGTGCACGAGCACGTGCGACTTTTTTCGACCTCTATGGGTTTCTGTTCTATTCAGGACACATGATTAcagattaaaacaaaataaaattaatattttgataaattaataattatttatgatcgtctctctttctcttttttttgtttacctCCTATATGTTAGATTGCACTTTTATGTTTGaaatcttctctttctttttctttgagaGGAATAATTTGAaggaacgaaaaaaataagaaaaaatttacttgataCTGCTTGAGCAAACAGTAAAACACGCACGATTCTTTAATAACATTCCATCAGTGTGGAAATGAAAGCCATTTTCGCGCATGCGTAATAGCGTAAGAACTAGCAGACACTATTACGCCTGACAGTCTCTCAATCACGTATCACGTGTACATTTAAAAGAGAGATGTCAGACCTTTCGctattgcatattatattacatgtgaGATTTGTCATACGAATCGTATTTTACTGCTTGTTAgcaaagattattaaatttgtcaatatctttgtcttttcataaatccttttctcttaaaagaaaagaaagagaagaaagttcaaatataaataaatattttaatttaatatatataattatatataatataatatgattgtatataataaaaataattgtgtataatatatataatataggaaatatataattgtatcacaattgtgttttattgtattttttcatacaaaattttgtgttgataAGCCAAATCgcatgattataaaaaataataattgcagcTTGCATGGAAAAAATTTGGAGcctttaatgtatataaaacatttatatatatgtataaattataatttaaaattttattttgttttaaacaatgcaaaaattatttttcaccttattacttttttatataaatgggcagagaatatataagagaaaaagaaattatatatgtatacgtagtgtatatgtatgggggaaacatattttatatataattatataattgtgtatatatctatctatatgtgattatatatacatttatatatatatatatatatatatataaaataaaaataggactaaaataaaaaaaaaaatatctattaaatat is part of the Anoplolepis gracilipes chromosome 2, ASM4749672v1, whole genome shotgun sequence genome and harbors:
- the LOC140663000 gene encoding jerky protein-like, with the translated sequence MAKMSQNVSGSYQEFYEKMKQDCDILMAKMSENISKSSQEFCEKIKQGCNISMAKMSQNVSKSFQEFCEKLKQECNISMDNMFQNVSRSLQEFDGKMKQETGLSNTFKQAFIQLLKQENISRDNIYFMLLVRLNFNHRKRVIMLNEANMFYMKDDGITSIVCANITGSHKLDPYIIVKLEEIEETINRLKNQLVPSLEVVAMSNDNVLLEEDIFVNWYNIYFTTRVIEHHQQKTNSGKVLLLLKNSEKLNRPPEKIMQAGFETIFFPVSCLPNLQPLHEKIVNVLKNKHIFQTEFEDFNYNNFSTTIFEIWTHISSEDIKNSWNQFLKLDSHTEENTPSTSFIRH